The following coding sequences lie in one Pristis pectinata isolate sPriPec2 chromosome 20, sPriPec2.1.pri, whole genome shotgun sequence genomic window:
- the LOC127580789 gene encoding suppressor of IKBKE 1-like, protein MACTIEKVLADAKALVERLKDHHNAAESLIEQTTTLNKRVEGMKEVGTGISDRNQEDFAKLKKLTSYKPYALLSQENTQIRDLQHENKELWLSLEEHRYALELIMSKYRKQMLRLLATKKPDSTPITNLYQEHSQELQTHVEQICGMASVMRKAIQMDDPEYCQIQEKIAQLELENKELRELVSFSKEISLQENVVQPLHCGK, encoded by the exons ATGGCGTGCACTATCGAGAAGGTGCTGGCTGATGCAAAGGCCTTGGTGGAGCGACTGAAGGATCATCATAATGCAGCAGAGTCCCTCATCGAGCAGACCACCACGCTCAACAAACGGGTGGAGGGTATGAAGGAAGTTGGTACAGGAATCTCAGATCGG AACCAGGAAGATTTTGCGAAGCTGAAGAAGTTGACCAGTTACAAACCATACGCCCTCCTTTCCCAGGAGAATACACAGATACGGGATCTGCAGCACGAAAATAAAG AGCTGTGGCTTTCCCTGGAAGAGCATCGCTATGCTTTGGAGCTCATTATGAGTAAATACAGAAAGCAGATGTTACGACTTCTAGCCACGAAGAAGCCAGATAGTACACCAATCACCAACTTGTACCAGGAGCATTCCCAG GAGCTGCAAACTCACGTAGAACAGATATGTGGCATGGCGTCAGTAATGAGGAAAGCTATTCAAATGGACGATCCAGAATACTGCCAAATTCAGGAGAAAATAGCCCAGCTGGAG CTTGAGAATAAAGAATTACGGGAGCTTGTGTCATTCAGTAAGGAAATATCTCTTCAGGAGAACGTTGTTCAACCTCTTCACTGTGGAAAGTAG